The following coding sequences lie in one Kribbella sp. NBC_00709 genomic window:
- the ligD gene encoding non-homologous end-joining DNA ligase: MAESKGKSPAIELEVGERTVRISNPDRVYFPARGETKLDLVKYYLSVGDGIVNALRERPCMMHRFPEGVAGEKVHQKRLPHGAPPWMETVRVKFPRYNRTADELCVTEIAHVAWAVQMSTVEFHPWNSRRADTEKPDEWRIDLDPMPDCPFDRVRRVAHVVHEVLDELGAVGYPKTSGGKGIHIYVRVEPAYGFSDVRRAALAFAREVERRAPDDVTTTWWRKDRDPKKLFVDFNQNARDHTIAAAYSVRGNPEGTVSTPIHWDEIDDVDPKEFTIQTVPARYAELGDLHATIDDNVYSLETLMEWAARDEREGAEEPPPPED, from the coding sequence ATGGCCGAGTCCAAGGGGAAGTCGCCGGCGATCGAGCTGGAGGTTGGCGAGCGGACGGTCCGGATCTCGAATCCGGACCGCGTGTACTTTCCTGCCCGCGGCGAGACCAAGCTGGACCTGGTCAAGTACTACCTGTCGGTCGGCGATGGCATCGTCAACGCGCTCCGGGAGCGCCCGTGCATGATGCACCGGTTCCCCGAGGGCGTCGCGGGCGAGAAGGTCCACCAGAAGCGGCTGCCGCACGGGGCGCCGCCCTGGATGGAGACCGTCAGGGTCAAGTTCCCGCGGTACAACCGGACCGCCGACGAGCTGTGCGTCACCGAGATCGCGCACGTGGCGTGGGCGGTGCAGATGTCGACGGTCGAGTTCCACCCGTGGAACTCGCGCCGCGCCGACACCGAGAAGCCGGACGAGTGGCGCATCGACCTCGACCCGATGCCCGACTGCCCCTTCGACCGGGTCCGCCGGGTCGCGCACGTCGTCCACGAAGTGCTCGACGAGCTCGGCGCGGTCGGCTACCCGAAAACGTCCGGCGGCAAAGGCATCCACATCTACGTCCGGGTCGAGCCGGCCTACGGCTTCTCCGACGTACGGCGGGCCGCGCTGGCGTTCGCCCGTGAGGTCGAGCGGCGCGCCCCGGACGACGTGACGACGACCTGGTGGCGCAAGGACCGCGACCCGAAGAAGCTGTTCGTGGACTTCAACCAGAATGCACGCGACCACACGATCGCCGCGGCGTACTCGGTCCGCGGCAACCCCGAAGGCACGGTGTCGACACCGATCCACTGGGACGAGATCGACGACGTCGACCCGAAGGAGTTCACGATCCAGACCGTGCCGGCGAGGTACGCCGAGCTGGGCGACCTGCACGCCACGATCGACGACAACGTGTACTCGCTCGAGACCCTGATGGAGTGGGCTGCCCGGGACGAACGCGAAGGCGCGGAGGAGCCCCCGCCGCCCGAGGACTAA
- a CDS encoding TetR/AcrR family transcriptional regulator, producing MTDTVSRRQRAAGTEVALKQAAREVFAERGYLNTKITDITAAAGRATGSFYNHFAGKEELLEALLKDMLLEADEAIVDVAGHDADFSKLSAIRWHVEAFWRFYQVHLPEMVAVKQAAMVDPELGRRLQQIMADDDQHMIEHFAHLPHPPADPLVAISAMNALMEGFAYTWLVVNPANGRTISDETAIETLTGLLHHGLVG from the coding sequence GTGACGGACACGGTGAGCCGCCGGCAGCGGGCGGCCGGGACCGAGGTGGCGCTGAAGCAGGCCGCGCGCGAAGTCTTCGCCGAGCGCGGCTACCTGAACACGAAGATCACCGACATCACCGCGGCCGCGGGCCGCGCGACGGGGTCGTTCTACAACCACTTCGCGGGGAAGGAAGAGCTGCTCGAGGCACTGCTCAAGGACATGCTGCTGGAAGCGGACGAGGCGATCGTCGACGTCGCCGGGCACGACGCCGACTTCAGCAAGCTGTCAGCGATCCGCTGGCACGTCGAGGCGTTCTGGCGGTTCTACCAGGTGCATCTGCCGGAGATGGTCGCGGTCAAGCAGGCCGCGATGGTGGATCCGGAGCTCGGGCGGCGGCTGCAGCAGATCATGGCCGACGACGACCAGCACATGATCGAGCACTTCGCCCACCTGCCGCATCCGCCCGCCGACCCGCTCGTCGCGATCTCCGCGATGAACGCGCTGATGGAGGGATTCGCCTACACCTGGCTGGTGGTGAACCCGGCGAACGGCCGGACGATCTCCGACGAGACGGCGATCGAGACGCTCACCGGCCTGCTGCATCACGGCCTGGTCGGTTAG
- a CDS encoding putative quinol monooxygenase: MIFITAKFRVKPEHADNWPSITADFTAATRAEPGCLWYDWSRSLDDPNEYVLVEAFADDDAATHHVTSAHFKAAQEHLPPHLVETPRIVNFKLPQDDWSELGELAVK; encoded by the coding sequence ATGATCTTCATCACCGCCAAGTTCCGGGTAAAGCCTGAGCACGCCGACAACTGGCCGTCCATCACCGCCGACTTCACCGCGGCGACCCGCGCCGAGCCGGGCTGCCTGTGGTACGACTGGTCCCGCTCCCTCGACGACCCGAACGAGTACGTGCTGGTCGAGGCCTTCGCCGACGACGATGCCGCCACCCACCACGTCACGTCGGCCCACTTCAAGGCCGCCCAGGAGCACCTGCCGCCGCACCTGGTCGAGACGCCGCGCATCGTCAACTTCAAACTCCCCCAGGACGACTGGTCGGAGCTCGGAGAACTCGCCGTAAAGTAA
- a CDS encoding GPR1/FUN34/YaaH family transporter, with amino-acid sequence MTTIDADAHSAPEVQLSTEAAVPAVTGDPAMIGLPSFIVGSVALGLVLVGYVSAAAVGASLPIIVAATGLGLVIAAIWSAALGQSAVAGVFGIFAGFWLSYATLVLGLTHKWFAIAAGDALHTQGLYLISWLVVIGMLTLATLRLPMVYTLLFALIEIALVLVLIGTLQQSAGTLKVAGVVVFIFAAVGVYLFFNSASQATGGKALPLGQPLVRD; translated from the coding sequence ATGACCACGATCGACGCCGATGCGCACAGCGCCCCAGAGGTACAACTCTCCACTGAAGCCGCGGTCCCGGCAGTGACCGGGGATCCGGCGATGATCGGGCTCCCCAGTTTCATCGTGGGATCCGTCGCGCTGGGTCTCGTGCTGGTTGGCTACGTGTCTGCGGCGGCGGTCGGGGCCTCGCTCCCGATCATCGTCGCGGCGACCGGCCTGGGCCTGGTGATCGCGGCCATCTGGTCGGCGGCGCTCGGGCAGAGCGCGGTGGCCGGAGTGTTCGGCATCTTCGCCGGGTTCTGGTTGAGCTATGCAACGCTCGTACTGGGCCTGACGCACAAGTGGTTCGCCATCGCCGCTGGGGACGCCCTCCATACACAAGGGCTGTACCTGATCTCGTGGCTGGTCGTGATCGGGATGCTGACGCTGGCGACCCTCCGCCTGCCGATGGTCTACACGCTGCTCTTCGCACTCATCGAGATCGCCCTCGTGCTGGTCCTGATCGGCACGCTGCAGCAGTCAGCCGGCACGCTGAAGGTCGCCGGTGTGGTGGTGTTCATCTTCGCCGCGGTGGGCGTGTACCTGTTCTTCAACTCGGCCTCGCAGGCGACCGGCGGCAAAGCGCTTCCGCTCGGGCAGCCGCTTGTTCGTGACTGA
- a CDS encoding nucleoside/nucleotide kinase family protein gives MRTLDPATAYDRAVGLATRGRRSILGITGAPAAGKSTYAEQLTAKLVADGHKVALLPMDGYHLAQSVLEELGLAEVKGAPHTFDGHGFVAFLRRLKEAADEQIWAPRFDRQLEDSIAASIGVAPDVSLIVTEGNYLLFDQMPWATVRTLLDECWYVEVPEQLRHDRLEARHRRYGRSPEEAHERTYGTDERNAHLIAATASAADAIIQLD, from the coding sequence GTGCGCACCTTGGATCCGGCCACCGCCTATGACCGTGCTGTCGGCCTCGCGACCCGTGGCCGGCGGTCGATCCTGGGAATCACGGGTGCGCCGGCGGCCGGGAAGTCGACGTACGCCGAGCAGCTCACGGCGAAGCTGGTCGCCGACGGCCACAAGGTCGCGCTGCTGCCGATGGACGGGTACCACCTGGCGCAGTCGGTGCTGGAGGAGCTCGGGCTGGCGGAGGTGAAGGGCGCGCCGCACACGTTCGACGGCCACGGGTTCGTGGCGTTCCTCCGGCGGTTGAAGGAGGCGGCCGACGAGCAGATCTGGGCGCCGCGGTTCGACCGGCAGCTGGAGGATTCGATCGCCGCGAGCATCGGAGTCGCGCCGGATGTCAGCCTGATCGTGACGGAGGGGAACTACCTGCTCTTCGATCAGATGCCATGGGCAACGGTTCGCACCTTGCTCGACGAGTGCTGGTACGTCGAGGTGCCCGAGCAACTGCGCCACGATCGGCTGGAGGCCCGCCACCGGCGCTACGGCAGGTCACCCGAAGAAGCCCACGAACGCACCTACGGGACCGACGAACGCAACGCCCACCTGATCGCGGCGACCGCATCGGCGGCCGATGCGATCATTCAGCTGGACTGA
- a CDS encoding branched-chain amino acid aminotransferase encodes MPRVTAETTVTDAWDFAVELRSDPASAEARAEVLAKPAFGQEFTDHMVVADWTVDEGWHDARVTAYAPLKLSPAAAVFHYSQEIFEGLKAYRHPDGSVWAFRPERNAARFTASAERLALPQVPEDEFVAALRALVTVDEAWVPSAEDSETSLYLRPYMIATEAALSVRPSHEVLFGVIASPAGPYFNTGPKPVSIWLTTSTIRATPGGTGAAKCGGNYASSLAGLAEAVANGCEQVAFVDAVEHKWLEEIGSMNMFFVYADGSIATPELNGSILEGVTRASVLELAADLGHPVEERRISADEWRDGVRRGEITEVFASGTAAVITPIGRVAWPDGDLTIGDHSVDYGVGPVTAKIRSTLLDLQYGRIPDTRGWLTRLA; translated from the coding sequence GTGCCCAGGGTGACAGCTGAAACGACGGTGACAGACGCGTGGGACTTTGCGGTCGAGTTGCGGAGTGATCCGGCCAGTGCGGAGGCTCGGGCCGAGGTGTTGGCGAAGCCTGCGTTCGGGCAGGAGTTCACCGACCACATGGTGGTGGCCGACTGGACGGTCGACGAGGGTTGGCATGACGCGCGTGTAACGGCGTACGCGCCGCTGAAGCTCAGTCCGGCGGCTGCTGTCTTCCATTACTCGCAGGAGATCTTCGAGGGGCTCAAGGCGTACCGGCATCCAGACGGCTCGGTGTGGGCCTTCCGTCCCGAGCGGAACGCCGCGCGGTTCACTGCCAGCGCAGAGCGGCTGGCCCTGCCGCAGGTGCCGGAGGACGAGTTCGTCGCGGCTCTGCGCGCGCTGGTGACCGTCGACGAAGCCTGGGTGCCGTCAGCCGAGGACAGCGAGACCAGTCTGTATCTCCGGCCGTACATGATCGCCACCGAGGCCGCACTGAGTGTCCGGCCGTCGCATGAGGTGCTGTTCGGCGTCATCGCGTCACCAGCCGGCCCATACTTCAACACCGGCCCCAAGCCGGTCTCCATCTGGCTGACGACGTCGACCATCCGCGCGACTCCAGGCGGGACGGGTGCGGCCAAGTGCGGTGGCAACTACGCATCCAGCCTGGCCGGGCTGGCCGAGGCGGTGGCCAACGGCTGTGAGCAGGTCGCGTTCGTCGACGCGGTCGAGCACAAGTGGCTCGAGGAGATCGGCAGCATGAACATGTTCTTCGTGTACGCCGACGGCAGCATCGCGACGCCCGAGCTGAACGGTTCGATCCTCGAAGGTGTCACCCGCGCATCGGTGCTCGAGCTCGCGGCCGATCTCGGTCACCCGGTCGAGGAGCGCCGCATCTCCGCCGACGAGTGGCGCGACGGCGTACGCAGGGGCGAGATCACCGAGGTCTTCGCCTCCGGGACCGCCGCCGTCATCACCCCGATCGGCCGGGTCGCCTGGCCCGACGGCGATCTGACCATCGGCGACCACTCGGTCGACTACGGCGTCGGCCCGGTCACCGCGAAGATCCGTTCCACCCTGCTGGACCTCCAGTACGGCCGCATCCCGGACACCCGCGGCTGGCTCACGCGCCTCGCCTGA
- a CDS encoding helix-turn-helix domain-containing protein yields the protein MVEAAFGAQLRQCRQAAGLSLRQLATRVGYDHSYVSQVERGQRPGSADLARLCDRELGTGGQLTTTFEQKGRSVPARRPATHPLQVADPLAAAWCEVITTFGRIDAPADLGDFRSVPPARLLPELVTQLQLVQARGSIDAAAEAAQLSVLTARILAGFGDSQAAGRWWLAARATADSSADVSVQSAVRAREALSGVAERRPLAQLLTTAEEALALGRQARGGCVVPAHAARAQVLAELGRQQEAHHALQELIGAADALPSASTSPGPLGDWAPFEVHSAEGRVCARLGYAAAGCVLLARALELCPPDWLGERAGVEMALAECLVVDGDAAAGVALALRVLVELPDEWHTFCLYGDATRVVAAARAHAPGPAAVRDLEVLLARRPYSSGRTVGGGSWTGVGRG from the coding sequence GTGGTTGAGGCAGCGTTCGGCGCGCAGTTGAGGCAGTGCAGGCAGGCGGCCGGCTTGAGCCTGCGCCAACTGGCAACACGGGTCGGCTACGACCACAGCTACGTGTCGCAGGTGGAACGCGGCCAACGACCGGGCTCAGCCGACCTGGCCCGCCTGTGCGACCGCGAACTGGGCACTGGCGGCCAGTTGACCACCACCTTCGAGCAGAAGGGCCGGTCCGTCCCCGCACGTCGGCCGGCGACCCATCCGTTGCAGGTGGCCGATCCGTTGGCGGCGGCGTGGTGTGAGGTGATCACCACCTTCGGCCGCATCGATGCGCCGGCCGACCTCGGAGACTTCCGGAGCGTTCCACCGGCTCGCCTGCTGCCGGAGCTGGTGACACAGCTCCAGCTCGTGCAGGCACGCGGCTCGATCGACGCGGCCGCCGAGGCGGCTCAGCTGAGCGTGCTCACCGCTCGGATACTGGCCGGCTTCGGCGACTCACAGGCGGCCGGGCGATGGTGGTTGGCGGCCCGGGCGACCGCGGACAGCTCGGCCGACGTGTCGGTGCAGAGTGCAGTGCGAGCCCGGGAGGCACTGAGCGGGGTGGCCGAGCGACGACCACTGGCGCAACTGCTGACCACAGCCGAGGAGGCGCTGGCGCTCGGGCGACAGGCGCGCGGAGGTTGCGTGGTGCCGGCGCACGCCGCCCGGGCGCAGGTCCTGGCGGAGCTCGGTCGACAGCAGGAGGCCCATCACGCGTTGCAGGAGCTGATCGGCGCGGCCGATGCGTTGCCCTCGGCAAGCACGTCGCCCGGTCCACTCGGTGACTGGGCGCCGTTCGAGGTGCACAGTGCCGAAGGACGAGTCTGCGCGCGCCTCGGGTACGCCGCTGCCGGATGCGTCCTGCTGGCGCGGGCGCTGGAGCTGTGTCCGCCGGACTGGCTCGGTGAGCGAGCCGGTGTGGAGATGGCGCTGGCGGAGTGCCTGGTGGTCGACGGAGACGCCGCCGCGGGTGTTGCGCTCGCTCTGCGCGTGCTGGTCGAGCTGCCTGACGAGTGGCACACCTTCTGTCTGTACGGCGATGCGACGCGGGTGGTGGCCGCTGCCCGCGCACATGCCCCCGGGCCGGCTGCCGTCCGGGATCTGGAGGTGCTGCTGGCGCGCCGGCCGTACTCGAGTGGCCGCACTGTGGGCGGCGGGTCGTGGACCGGCGTCGGGCGGGGGTAG
- a CDS encoding ATP-binding cassette domain-containing protein, which produces MIIEATGLRKSYGANDVLAGVDLSVEEGSVLALLGPNGAGKTTAVRILTTLTRPDSGAATIAGYDVLREPARVRGAISLTGQYAAVDENQTGRENLVMVGRLMHLGRRVAQRRTAELLEQFGLTDAMDRRVKTYSGGMRRKLDLAMSLIARPQVIFLDEPTTGLDPASRTAMWDAIVDLVREGTTILLTTQYLEEADRLADRIVLLDHGRIVASGTADALKARIGGERIELRFSDEVQLLKATGVLEGVADQLVLNVPSDGTAAHLHHVLDVLRDNGLEPQRVSSHRPTLDDVFLTLTA; this is translated from the coding sequence ATGATCATCGAGGCCACCGGACTTCGGAAGTCGTACGGCGCGAACGACGTGCTCGCTGGGGTCGACCTGAGCGTCGAGGAAGGGTCGGTGCTCGCCCTGCTCGGGCCGAACGGCGCCGGCAAGACCACGGCGGTGCGCATCCTGACCACGCTGACCCGGCCGGACTCCGGCGCGGCGACCATCGCCGGGTACGACGTACTCCGCGAGCCCGCCCGTGTCCGCGGGGCGATCAGCCTCACCGGGCAGTACGCCGCGGTCGACGAGAACCAGACCGGTCGGGAGAACCTGGTGATGGTCGGCCGGCTGATGCATCTGGGCCGGCGTGTTGCGCAGCGTCGTACGGCCGAGCTGCTGGAGCAGTTCGGGCTGACTGACGCGATGGACCGGCGCGTGAAGACGTACTCGGGCGGCATGCGGCGCAAGCTCGATCTGGCGATGAGCCTGATCGCGCGGCCGCAGGTGATCTTCCTGGACGAGCCGACGACCGGACTCGACCCGGCCAGCCGTACGGCGATGTGGGACGCGATCGTCGACCTCGTCCGCGAAGGTACGACGATCCTGCTCACGACGCAGTACCTGGAGGAGGCGGACCGGCTGGCCGACCGGATCGTGCTGCTCGACCACGGCCGGATCGTCGCGAGCGGCACGGCGGATGCACTCAAGGCCCGGATCGGCGGCGAGCGGATCGAGCTCCGGTTCAGCGACGAAGTACAGCTGCTCAAAGCGACCGGAGTACTGGAGGGAGTCGCCGATCAGCTCGTGCTGAACGTGCCGTCCGACGGTACGGCGGCACACCTGCACCACGTGCTCGACGTACTCCGGGACAACGGACTGGAGCCGCAGCGGGTCTCGTCGCACCGGCCGACGCTCGACGACGTCTTCCTGACCCTGACTGCCTGA
- a CDS encoding TetR/AcrR family transcriptional regulator gives MENNELPADVAAMWRLREAPRRGPKPSLTLDDIVRAAIEIADAEDLAAVSMARVAERLGNSTMALYRHVKSKDELLVIMSDAALERPEPMPEGVDWRTGLTFWADGVLTAIRRHTWYAKVPISGPPAGPNNLAWFDSALGVLKDTGLPEEAKVGVVMGLITYVQGEIRMAFDLAAGYADNPDAFQRFGSTLRRVADPRVYPAVARTVEAGVFDEVGSFEEDNEADFDFGLQLYLDGVAAFIDRVCGQSS, from the coding sequence GTGGAGAACAACGAGCTGCCGGCCGACGTCGCGGCGATGTGGCGGTTGCGGGAGGCCCCGCGGCGCGGGCCGAAGCCGTCGCTGACGCTCGACGACATCGTCCGGGCCGCGATCGAGATCGCCGATGCCGAGGATCTGGCTGCCGTCTCGATGGCCCGCGTCGCCGAGCGGCTCGGCAACTCGACGATGGCGCTCTACCGGCACGTGAAGAGCAAGGACGAGCTGCTCGTGATCATGTCGGACGCCGCGCTCGAGCGTCCGGAACCGATGCCCGAGGGCGTCGACTGGCGCACCGGGCTGACGTTCTGGGCGGACGGCGTACTCACAGCGATCCGGCGGCACACGTGGTACGCGAAGGTCCCGATCTCGGGTCCACCGGCCGGTCCGAACAACCTGGCCTGGTTCGATTCCGCGCTGGGTGTGCTGAAGGACACCGGCCTGCCGGAGGAGGCGAAGGTCGGCGTGGTGATGGGGCTCATCACCTACGTGCAGGGCGAGATCCGGATGGCGTTCGACCTGGCTGCCGGGTACGCGGACAACCCGGATGCTTTTCAGCGGTTCGGCTCGACGTTGCGGCGGGTCGCGGATCCACGCGTCTATCCGGCCGTCGCGCGCACAGTCGAGGCCGGTGTCTTCGACGAGGTCGGCAGCTTCGAGGAGGACAACGAGGCCGACTTCGACTTCGGTCTGCAGCTCTACCTGGACGGTGTCGCCGCGTTCATCGACCGGGTGTGCGGTCAGTCCAGCTGA
- a CDS encoding ABC transporter permease — protein MSHQGVVAACSDAATMIDRSVRLARRNVDTLFVSLLLPLLMMALFVYVFGGAINTGTEYVNYVVPGILLLTTGYGAASTAMAVADDMTTGMIDRLRSLPIRSFAVLTGHVVASVARNATSTAIVILASLAMGFRPTGGVVDWLAAIGLLLLYVVALSWLAAGLGVIAKSVESASALSFFMLFLPYLSSAFVPPQTMPSWLRPVSEHQPITPVIETVRSLLTGTPMNGNGRLALVWCSGLFLFSFVLATWLYRRRTSR, from the coding sequence ATGTCACATCAAGGAGTTGTCGCCGCCTGCTCGGACGCGGCGACCATGATCGACCGGAGCGTCCGGCTCGCTCGGCGCAACGTCGACACACTGTTCGTCTCGCTCCTGCTGCCGTTGCTGATGATGGCGCTGTTCGTCTACGTCTTCGGTGGGGCGATCAATACGGGGACGGAGTACGTGAACTACGTCGTACCGGGGATCCTGCTGCTCACCACCGGGTACGGCGCAGCATCGACGGCGATGGCGGTCGCCGACGACATGACCACCGGGATGATCGACCGGCTGCGCTCACTGCCGATCCGGAGCTTCGCAGTACTCACCGGCCACGTCGTTGCGAGTGTCGCGCGGAACGCGACGTCCACTGCGATCGTCATCCTTGCCTCACTGGCCATGGGGTTCCGTCCGACTGGCGGAGTGGTCGACTGGCTGGCGGCAATAGGTCTACTGCTGCTGTACGTCGTCGCACTGTCCTGGCTGGCCGCTGGACTCGGCGTCATCGCCAAGTCGGTGGAGTCGGCCAGCGCTCTCAGCTTCTTCATGCTGTTCCTGCCGTACCTGAGTAGTGCGTTCGTGCCGCCGCAGACGATGCCGTCGTGGCTGCGACCGGTCAGCGAACACCAACCGATCACACCGGTGATCGAGACGGTCCGCAGCTTGCTGACCGGCACACCGATGAACGGCAACGGCCGACTCGCACTGGTGTGGTGTTCTGGTCTGTTCCTGTTCTCGTTCGTGCTGGCAACGTGGCTGTACCGCAGACGAACGAGCCGCTGA
- a CDS encoding FAD-dependent monooxygenase, protein MSVLIAGAGPTGLTLGIELARRGIDVRVIDKATEFFDGSRGDGLQPRTLEVFEDLGVLDQVLAQSIAIPLMKIYLDGELVGERRMAEPVDPTPDIPYPNARMLGQSRTEKILRDKLAEYGVTVELDTAIVGFTQTDSAVTAELSTGETAEVDYLVGADGGKSFVRKHLGIAFEGTTDESIRTLLGDVAVDGLDHEFGYWFAAKDNPMAGIAMTPLAGGDQFQFGAPLDADDADTSIEGLQALVDKYAGAGTAKLRDLTWSTVWRPNVRLAAKFRDGRVFIAGDAAHVHPPTGGQGLNTGVQDAYNLGWKLADGREEVLATYETERRTNAMRVLGISEELMQKHVEGDESAMERGENTRQLDVSYRDPSDPRPLASGDRAPDAPLVDASGNKTRLFELFRGPHETLLRFSPTTASNHPHAVDITAPEAFAIYHAQPGDEILIRPDGYLA, encoded by the coding sequence ATGAGCGTCCTGATCGCGGGTGCCGGACCGACCGGGCTGACCCTCGGAATCGAGCTGGCCCGGCGCGGCATCGACGTCCGCGTGATCGACAAGGCGACCGAGTTCTTCGACGGATCGCGCGGGGACGGCCTGCAGCCGCGGACGCTCGAGGTATTCGAGGACCTCGGCGTACTGGACCAGGTCCTGGCGCAGAGCATCGCGATCCCGCTGATGAAGATCTACCTGGACGGCGAACTGGTCGGCGAGCGCCGGATGGCCGAGCCCGTCGACCCCACCCCGGACATCCCGTACCCGAACGCCCGGATGCTCGGCCAGTCGCGGACCGAGAAGATCCTGCGCGACAAGCTCGCGGAGTACGGCGTGACTGTCGAACTGGACACCGCGATCGTCGGGTTCACCCAGACCGACTCCGCGGTGACCGCCGAACTGTCCACCGGCGAGACGGCCGAGGTCGACTACCTGGTCGGCGCGGACGGCGGCAAGAGCTTCGTCCGCAAGCACCTGGGGATCGCGTTCGAAGGCACCACCGACGAGTCGATCCGTACTTTGCTCGGTGATGTCGCCGTGGACGGGCTCGACCACGAGTTCGGCTACTGGTTCGCGGCCAAGGACAACCCGATGGCCGGCATCGCGATGACTCCGCTCGCGGGTGGGGACCAGTTCCAGTTCGGCGCACCGCTCGACGCGGACGACGCCGACACCTCGATCGAGGGCCTGCAGGCGCTGGTCGACAAGTACGCCGGCGCCGGTACCGCGAAGCTGCGCGACCTGACCTGGTCGACCGTGTGGCGGCCGAACGTTCGCCTGGCCGCGAAGTTCCGCGACGGCCGGGTCTTCATCGCCGGCGACGCCGCCCACGTGCACCCGCCGACCGGTGGGCAGGGCCTGAACACCGGCGTCCAGGACGCGTACAACCTCGGCTGGAAATTGGCGGACGGTCGCGAAGAGGTGCTGGCGACGTACGAGACCGAGCGCCGGACCAACGCGATGCGCGTGCTCGGGATCAGCGAGGAGCTGATGCAGAAGCACGTCGAGGGCGACGAGTCCGCGATGGAGCGCGGCGAGAACACCCGCCAGCTGGACGTCTCGTACCGCGACCCGTCGGACCCTCGTCCGCTCGCGTCCGGCGACCGCGCTCCGGACGCGCCGCTAGTCGATGCCTCCGGCAACAAGACCCGGCTGTTCGAGCTCTTCCGCGGCCCGCACGAGACCCTGCTGCGCTTCTCCCCCACCACCGCGTCGAACCACCCGCATGCCGTCGACATCACCGCACCGGAAGCATTCGCGATCTACCACGCCCAGCCGGGCGACGAGATCCTCATCCGCCCGGACGGGTACCTGGCGTAG
- a CDS encoding helix-turn-helix transcriptional regulator yields the protein MADGAAVDPLDELDVQLARLRTVADDLRGRRGKPVLDGNQIELIEDGLTLLRAYEELQKGSRREVRVLDRPPYVTPPSTQQKLELDRLADGIEYRAIYGTEVFESEDIMGVLPELQAAGEVSRVLAQVPMKMAVGDDDTALIGLTKRAPAESNLLIRSSGLLDGLIATFEMLWALAIPMPALLASGEVPALTEPDRDILLLLAGGATDDMISRRLRISPRTTQRRVRALMDALGAQTRFQAGVQAARRRWI from the coding sequence GTGGCGGATGGCGCGGCTGTGGATCCGCTGGATGAGCTGGATGTGCAGTTGGCCCGGTTGCGGACTGTGGCCGACGACCTGAGGGGGCGCCGGGGGAAGCCGGTTCTCGACGGGAACCAGATCGAGCTGATCGAGGACGGGCTGACGTTGCTGCGGGCGTACGAGGAGCTGCAGAAGGGATCTCGGCGCGAGGTGCGGGTGCTGGATCGGCCGCCGTACGTGACGCCGCCGTCGACGCAGCAGAAGCTCGAGCTGGACCGGCTGGCGGACGGGATCGAGTACCGGGCGATCTATGGGACCGAGGTGTTCGAGTCCGAGGACATCATGGGCGTGCTACCGGAGTTGCAGGCGGCCGGTGAAGTCAGCCGGGTGCTGGCGCAGGTGCCGATGAAGATGGCCGTGGGCGACGACGACACCGCGTTGATCGGGCTCACCAAGCGGGCGCCGGCCGAGTCGAATCTGCTGATCCGTTCGTCGGGGCTGCTGGACGGGCTGATCGCGACGTTCGAGATGTTGTGGGCGCTGGCGATCCCGATGCCCGCGTTGCTCGCGAGCGGTGAGGTGCCGGCACTGACTGAGCCGGACCGGGACATCCTGTTGCTGCTGGCCGGTGGGGCGACCGACGACATGATCAGCCGGCGGTTGCGGATCAGTCCGCGGACGACCCAGCGCCGGGTCCG